AAATTTTATTATTTGCTGGTTTATTGTCGTTGACTAATTTACAGCGTTTTTGCCTCAGGTACAAAGCCATTGTGAGATATAAGACCGCATTCTACTCTTTTTATCTCCCTGTGGCTGCAGCCATGTACATGGTGAGTTTGGATGTGTTTGgcatatgtgtgtttgtgtatgtttctCTAAATAATTCTGTGGTATTTATTTAATTGAATACAGGCAGGAATTGAGAATGAGACTGAACACAATAATGCTAAAACAATTTTGCTTGAGATGGGAGAGTTCTTTCAGATACAGGTATGAGTTCAAagtgaaatattttaaatgctttGCATCTTCAGATATATAGTATTTCACATTTCCTGGTTGTTATATAGTAAAGGTTTTGAAGCTTGATGTCATTAATCGGATTACTCAAAACGTATATGAAAGATATGGCTGCACACTCACAAAAAAGTGAGTGTGCAGCCATTTTGCAAAAAAGGTTGTTTTCACCCTTATCTCACACATTAACAGGATGACTACCTTGATTGCTATGGTGATCCCGCAGTGACTGGAAAGATTGGCACAGATATCCAGGACAACAAATGCAGCTGGCTGGTGGTAAGCGCGCTGGGCATCATGACCGCTGAACAGAGGGCAGAACTACAGGTGAGAAAGTGTGATAAACTCCCACTCCTCCTTGCATATCTTAGCCTTGCAATCCGTGTCAGTTCACTATTAAAGTAATCTTAATAACCTTATCTCTCAGGCTTGTTATGGGCGTACCGATGCTGAAAGTGTTGAAAGGGTCAAGGCTTTGTATGATACCTTGGAAATGCCCATCCGATACCATCAACATGAGGAGGAGAGTTATCAACGCCTTCAAAAACTCATCCAGCTTCACGCCAAGAATTTGCCTCATGctgtttttcttaattttgcaaaGAAAATATATAGGAGGAACAAATGATTTATGGATCTGTAAACTGAAAGGACTTGAAAATGGATACTGAGATTAGTATTTTTGAGTTTTTGGCACACAAAATCGAGTGAAATGCTATGTGGGGTATTTTAGTTGTTATCTAAATTTGTAGATTTTATCTGCACTTTAAAACTGTTCACATGGTTTAGGGACTCTTAAAACATTCAGTATATTGTAACCTGTATTCCAGGTGAACATGTGCATGCAGTGTCAGCTGTGTGATATGATTGGTTTGCATGTTACTCAACTATTCTGAGTCTGCTATGTTGGTTTTCTTAAACCTTAATATacgttttttacattttaagacTTTACCAGAGCCACAAGTCTGTATTTTTTGGGGGTATAACAATTTTACAACTTGTCTGTCTGGTCCAGTGATCTCTTTCTTCGTCATTACTGTAACGGTCAATGTTGGAATATAGAAAGGCAGCAATGtgcttttaataaataaaaaacttgctcaaacattttcaaatatctATGCATTCAGAGCTATTTAAATCAATGTTTTGTGTAAGATAATAGGTTTTAAGAAGACTCCCTGATCTACAGAGACATTTGGGAAGCCATAGGGAAAAGTGTGGTAAGATGTGTCACTTGGTCCCTTAATCTAGGAAACATTTGTCATTTGTGTTGTTCTAATATGATCCTAATATGCAAAGGCCGCACTACTATACCTGATTAGAAGATACAAATAAGAAATTTGATAAGGTAGGTTTTATGCGTTCAagtgaattattaaataatgttGCTGTTAAAATATTACACGGCAGATAACATTCTTTTTTATATCAAAGCCAAATTTATCTGCAGTGTATATGTCTGTATATCATGCATGTTGGTGAATAGCAAATCTATAAAATCGTGTTAACTTTCAgtaaagataaaaatgtaaaaaatgaagGCATGTTGGCTAGGTATGTTTGCTTTGGATTGAACATTTGCAAAGTTTACAGATTCTCCCCTCAAACACGGCCACAGTTCacgcggcgctgcgcagaccgatcggcgcaTGACATCGAAGTACCGTGTTTTGATTCGCTTTCGagtcgttctcgcggtactttgatgtcacaagctgcgcagcgccgcatgccGTCGAACACGCCTCGAAAGATGCTGTTGAGGGGTGGGGTCACATAGATGGGATAAGAGAGGGGAGGGCTAGATGACGGAGCGATAGACAGTGGAAAGAGAATTACGGTGTGAAATAATATCGGAGCTATGGTTTATGAGCTGAAATAAAGATCAAGAGCCAGAAGAAAACAACCCTTCTCTGCATTCGAAAATGAGGTAATTTTTTCTGTTAGTTTTGTGTTATTGTCGGATTTGCTGGTGTATCGGTTATTTTATCAATCACAGTAACGTTATCGAATGTTAATAACAAAACGATACGTTACGATGAAATGATTATAGTGTCCAGCTCTTATTTATACAGTCCCTCAAAGTCTGTGAAGAGGTAACACGGCAGTGCTATTTTATTAATGTATNNNNNNNNNNNNNNNNNNNNNNNNNNNNNNNNNNNNNNNNNNNNNNNNNNNNNNNNNNNNNNNNNNNNNNNNNNNNNNNNNNNNNNNNNNNNNNNNNNNNNNNNNNNNNNNNNNNNNNNNNNNNNNNNNNNNNNNNNNNNNNNNNNNNNNNNNNNNNNNNNNNNNNNNNNNNNNNNNNNNNNNNNNNNNNNNNNNNNNNNCATCTTATAAGACATCTTACAGCCTATAACGTTACGGtctataaataataataatattaaacatttactacTTTGTATTCATAAACTAACAGTCATAGGCTTATAACAATGCACGACGTTTAAAGGTATTTTAAAATTAGCTTATTTACTAAAGCGCAGGCTAGGCCTAGATTTACATCCTCTGTATCCAAGGACATTGGATGTGCGAGCAGTGCATTGCCCACGGCACTGTGTGCATAAAAGCGGAGAACTCAGCGTTAGTCATTGCTATATGTTCATTGCTCCATATGCCACATTTTTTtgagatatatatttttacttgtaGCGAAATTTCTGAATAAAGTCTAAACTTGAATCTGAGTCTAGATATTGCGAATACACTTGTTAGGCTTAATTGAAATGTACTCTCTGAAAAAGCTTGCCCTGATGTTTAATatattaatgaataaataatgtaaagatTGTGAGAATTAAATTAGCAGTTGATAGTGTTTATAACCATTGTCTGTCATTCAACAGCAGTATACTTTTATGATATTGGTACAACATAGGACAACATTGCGTGTATTTCAGCCTTatcaaataatgttaaaaattaaaatattttttaaataaacgcTTTTAAATAAGTCCAAAATAATATGCTCAGAGTAATATTCTGTAGTAAATTACTATCTGAAAACCACTGCCCAAACAGGGTGATTCATTTGTCATTGATGTTTTCTTGATATTGACAGATATCTCTCAATATTTCAGGTACTAACAGGACCCAAGATGTCTATAAATTAACAGGCTTCTTAGACAATTTCCCAAAAAGTGGCACATATAAAGCTTTCCCACCATGCACCCTTCCTCTCGCCCATCCGTGCCCCCTCGTTCCCGAAGATTTGACAATAGGCACATAGAGGCAAAACCAAGCCAAGGGACTAAGAGAGAGGACAAAAACATGAACCCTGCATCATCTCGTCGTGGCACTCGAGGACCACCTGAGACTTCCAGGTTAAAGGGCCCCAGTCAAGGTCCACGAGCCCCAGTAGTTCAGCCCAAATTGTTTCGTTCACAAAAGATTGGTGCTCACGCAATATCAGCAATCTCAAAACCAAAAAGTGGACACACTGTATCAAATATTGCCCCAGCTGTGGATCCAAACTGCAACGAGCCCAGCCTACCTTGTTTGTGTTGTGATGGCCATTCACCTCAGGATAGTAACAGCCTTTTTAATCACAACCATAACAATAATAACACTGTAACCATCAGGCAACAAATGAAACTACCACCACCTCCACCAACTCACAAGGATAAATTGGCTATTTTAAAACACGATGTCAAAGATGAGTGCAAGCCAGAAGTAAAGCAACCTCATGCCATTCCAGTGGAGGAGAGAGATGAAGAAAATGGCAATGTGGATGCAAAAGATGGAGATGACCTCAAGAACGGTGAAAACAGTGTGAATGGCAACATTGATGTGAATGGAAACGGCAATGGTGGTGATGATgacgatgatgatgaagatgatgatacTCTTGTTCCTTCTTCTTGCAATTGCCCAGAATCCATGCTGGACTTCTCTCTTACATCTTCTACCTCATCTTCTTCCACATCCATTAGCAGCTGTTCAGATCTGGAGTGTGACTTCCCTGATACATTTTCACTGTCATCACAGGATCAAGAGGTCCCTGATCCATCTTCTGATTCCCCCGTCTCTCATTGCCCTGCCTTTGAGACCAGTGTTTTACCATTGGATGACAACACTTCTGCAAGACCACCATTTTCTCTTTGCTCGCCTGATGAAGGCTATCCCTCAGCCCCATCCTCCCCCTGCTCTGACTACACAGACAGAAAGGCATCAGAAGGAAAATGTATTAAAGTAAATCTCCTTAATTTTTTAGACTCAATGGAAGAGTTAGGCAAAGTGGATCTGTTCTACCGCATTGTTCATTTGGCACGTTGGGAATTGGACAATGAGCTGATTGTCAGAGATAGGATGGATCACCAACAGAAGCTTCAGAGGGTCAACAAAGAAGTGAAATTGGCTTATCTTGTGAAACTTCAGGAAGAAGGATTGGACCTTAATAATGAGGATATTCCCAGAGTTTTGGATGAAATGGAAAATACTGAAATTCCATGGAAATTGTATAAAAGCAACAAATCGTGTGATTCCCAGGAATTTTCTGATGCAGGGGTGGATCTAACAGCCCCTTCTGACTTTGATGAAACCCCTGTCCTTGATTCTCTGGCTTCGTCACCACTGGATCTTGTTCCCCCTCCCAGGCCCCCAAAACCTCCAAAAAGGCATGTAAGTGCCCAGCCAGAATCTCACATATACAAGAACATCAGCGGACAGGTTTTCTCAGTATTGTCCACCAATGAAACTAATACTTTTTCAACAGTTGTGTCTGATCCTACATTGTCATCTTCACCCCCAACCTCAAAACCACCTGCACTTCCTCCTCCTCCATCACAGCCTGTGCCCTACTTTACTCTAAATACAGACTCATCCACTCTCATCTCCCCCACACCACCCATTCCACCTCCTAGAAGACGTCATAAGGCCCGTCTAGAGGCCCAGAGGCTTGCTGAGCTTAAAGGAGAAAAGACCACCCAGTCCCTTCCACCTCCAATTTCCAGACCTCCTCCACTGCCACCTCCGCCTGCCTTGACCACACCTCCAGCTATTCCACCTCCACCATCGCTCCCACCCCCTCCGTCTTTTCATGCATTGGATGTAGAAATCCGAAAGTTGCTTGCACTGGCAGGTCTTACCCAAGCTGAATTGCTTAAACTCAGTCCAGAGTTGGGAGTCTGCGTAGATGTTGTTCTGGAGAATGAGAAACAGTCAGCATCCGATATCTCTGAGGTGGGAGAACTTAGATCAAACAGTACACAAAAGAAAGATAGAGAGGGTGTGAATGAGGAGTTGGATTCCAGATTGAGAGAGGGAACTAGATTTGGGAAAGTCAGATCCTCAAGTGCAAAGGAATTAGATGCACTCAATGAAGAGGAAGATTCAAAAGAAGAGCAGAAAGATGCACACAGAACAACAACCTTCACGGAAATGGCAAGACGACGTAAGAGAAACAGTGGAAACTGTAATTATAGCTGCAGCTGTACATTTGGATCCGATCTCACTTTACCTTCCAATGCCTATTACAGTACTGGACTTAGCAGTGCAGACATTCCAGATGTTAGCTTTGGGAATTTTGATTATACTTCAGCAATTTCTGACACCCCTCCTCCTCCACCTCCAAGACCTTTGCCCCCTCGTCCACCAATAGTCTCCAATCCTTCTGAACTTCCTCGTCTCAAGCCATGCACTGTACCTGCCAATGCCTCTCGTCCAGAAAGATTTGACTGGCTGATAGCTTTCACCCCAGATACAGAGTCTCCACCCCTTGAGAAGCAAAAACCATCCAATGATGACACGTTACACAAATCAACTTCAGGCTTAAAAGTCACAACCTTTAAAGAACTACGCAATAGAAGCAAGCAGGGTTTACCACCAGCCCATGTTCTATCAGAACCTGATCCAGCTGTAGTGACCCCAGATCCGGATTTTCTGTACAACCTCAAATGGAGGAGAGAGAAGATTGATGGAGATGGCTGGGAATATACTTCCCAAGCCCAAGCCTCTTTTCTCCAACCACCACCCACTCCTGCCTCATTGTCCCTTTTCAGGGAAATGTGCCACCTGAATATACAAGACCGGCAGAGTCCAGCAGAACCCAAAGCTTTCCAACAAATTGGATGTTCAGTCAGTGATGGCAGCCTAAGGACTATTTGTGATGAAAGATATAAAGAGGGTCAACCCAAAAAGATGGAAGATGGAGAGAAAGTAGAAGTTAGAGGAATGGCAGATGGAGCATGGACCTTTGAATCAAGGACAACAGGTAAAGTTGCAACTACTACATTTTGGTTTCAGAATTATAAAGCTTACAGAGTTCTTCACATTGTACACCActataaatgtttaacaaagATAGTAtataaaagagttaaataaCAATGAGCTGATGACATAGTGGTGAGCCAAAACAGAGTCACTCAGCCAGATAAGCAAATTAATTGTCAGACCAGAACTGGGGGGAACTTCAGGATGCAGCAGGGTAATGGTCCTATGTTTTTCTCCTGATGTCAtaaagctttttatttattcatcccCTCAGCAGGCGATTTCTATTTATTTCTCTTACCTTCTCTTTTAAGCTAGCAAATCTTCTTTTACTTGTTCACCTACACCATAGTCTGTACATCGTTACATCTTTCTCATATACTGTGTTTTATTTCTACTTCAAATAAAGCCATAGTGGTTTCATGAGCAACTTTAAATTATGTCACCATGTAAAGAATATTTTctacatctctttctctcttttgaTTTGCACTGCTCCTCTCTGTACTGTTTCTGTATCTCTCCAATGGTAATTTGCCTATATCAGGTTACTCCACATTTGACATCAGATATATTTATGGCCTCTAATGTGCCTGGAAATCGAGTAGCAAATGTATTTTCAACGGAGCCCCATTTTTGTTTGCAAGGTTAATACATTAAAGCTATAATATTACGTGCCTTAGCAATATACACGTTTATTTTATTCACAGATATTAGTACGTATACAATTTACTACTTGAGTTTGTCTTAAAGTTGCATGGCTGTGTATCcatgcatttgtttgtttttgttttttatgagTAAGCTGAATCATTATTGTTACATTTTCTTTCACTCTTTTTTTGGCTGTCAGATAGCCATTGAACATGACATTATGCCTTTAAAGTCCCCATAACATAAAAACTGACTtatcttattttttaaaataatattgcattgttaattttaaataacttATATGTATgggtaatttttattattttacataaactttaatcaaaatcAGAAAATGCTCTCTTGTGGCAATCATTCTAATCAAACTAGACAGCTTGGCTGGGGGCATCCGTGAACCCCGCCCCCTTTAACTGTCTGGTGTGAGTTCCATTTCTAAACGACATACCTACTTTTCTATATGAAGAgtttttgttgcaaaacgagattaATCCGTTttgaacatttttgtcaaaacattttattattatgttatcatgttattattttgttttatggtgctacttagctgtattttttaagttatgaaggtttaaatcaaaacaaaccaactgtaattaaattgatattaattggaatgtacaaacaaaaaatttgatttttgaaaaattaaaaaaacggagttatctcgttttgcaactaAACTCTTCATATCCAGTCAATTCACGGTAGAAAACACAAGCCACATCCACTAGTTTACTCGTGTGATATTTCTTTCACTCGGACATACGTCACAACACGTAAGTGAAGTCAATTGTGTCTTTCGGTTCACAGGGACTTTTAAGTGTAGTAAATGCATAATTTAGACCTTTTAACCAATTACAGTACAGAAAAATAAGAAAAGCTGAGTCAAGCTGACTGATTTTTATTTTCCATAAGAGGTAGTAGACACAAGTAGGAAAAAGTAAatgaaaaaaaactgaataaatcTAGAGATGTGCACAGGATGATCAAAAATTAGGCTAAACTTTTTCAGTATACTACAGAAAGTGTTTATCTTGAGAAGCCTGTGGGTTTGGAGTCCTTCCATGGCAGGTGAAATGTGATCCTAGTACAGCTCCTGCAGTGATATTCTGGTTAGAGAGTGCTTTCCAGTACACAGTTTTGATCAGATTCGGTGCTGTTATGGTTTCAACACTATTAACTGTCATACAAATatgatttttgtaaaaaaattctgaagaGGATGTTTTAGTAGTTAAAAACAGCAACTAAAAACAAAGGTGTGACAGCCAGCACTCTGTGAAGGTTATCaggatttaaaggaacagtatgtaagaaatgtatatcaattaatcataaaatggctcTGATaagtcactagacattaagaaatcattttcatttcaaatacttatatcactcacaacagtggtctggccaggatattgtcatttaaaaagtggagttgcagcacccaactgatgtttatgttgtcatgttgtgtattggccaccagttgtgtgattgcagtaccagttttagccacaagttttgtgattgcagtaccagttttggccacaatcctacatgctgttcctttaaatgaatagttcacacaaaaataaaaattctgtcatcatttactcactctcatcatgttgttacaaacctgtatacatttctttgtgcTGATGAATACatttgtgagccccattcacttccatagtattcttttttcctactatggaagtgaatggggctcacgaacggtttgattacaaacatttctcaaaatatcttgctttgtgttaatcagaacaaagaaatgtatacagttttgtaacaacatgagagtaattgatggcagaattttcatttttgggtgaactatctctttaatctAGTAATtactatatttttttaattaatgcatCATTGGACAATGATTGTTATCCATATTTCTTTCCTCATTTGTTATGGTGTGTTGTGCTATGCAGTGTTCAAATCAGGGTCCAAAATTAACAATTACCATGATGAGACAAttctcatgaaaatttgcaatTACTGAGAATAAACTGTAAGGTTGACCCTTGCTTATATAAGCGTCGCCAATGGTTAAAACTAAAGCATTTACTACAGTCAAGAAAACagtataaataattatttattatgtttttaaaatgtacttttcATTATCAGTCATGACGTAAAGTTAATTTCGAACCCTGGTTCCAATCTTTGTATGGTTTAGACCCATCAAGTACTCTATACATTAAATACATTGAATTTTGTAACATCTTGCTTCATGTTTACATAAATGCAttctttctttttcaaaatGACACTAACATGTTCTCcattctctctttttctctccctTTCTTCACTGTTTGCTGTGTTTTGTCATTCTGCGCATTCTTTTAATTCCGAATCTCCTCCATTGCTATACTTTCATAATACTTCACCGCCTTACACATTAATACTTCTCTACACCATCTCCTTATTAAAGTTTCCTCACCTCCCCTGTCTCTGTCCACGTCTCACCCCTTGACCTCACCTTATTTCCTGCATTCTGGTCCCATGTCACAAGCCTCACAGTTGTACCACACTGACTCTAACAGGGATCATGCTGTGCATCAATGCGAGGGTTCCACAAACATTTCAAAACCATCATGCATAAATTCCACCTTTAACCCTAGCAGAAAATATACTGACTATACAGATTCCCTGTACTGTACTGATACAGAAAACAATGCGTTTTTGTTCTATAACCAAGGAAATGACTTCAATGCTAACGTGGATTCATTGTATCATGAGTGTAAGCATAGGAACAGCTTTCTGGATTCTTTGTACTTTTACGAACATGATTCAGAAAATAAGAAATCCAACTCTGTGTATAACAATGAAttagattcaacaaaaaatgacGAGTCTCTTTATTACAATGAAACATACAAAAGAAACACCCTAAAGCTTTTCACAGACCCAGAACCACCAACTTACATTAACACACTTAATGACGGTGACATAACACCATATAAAAACATTGACATGGAAAGCTACATAACAATGCGAAAGCTTAAAATTCAGAGCTACGCGAACAACAACGATAACAAAGATACACAGAATCAGTTTAATTCACTTTACTTATGTTCAGATCACAACAGTAATAAAACCACAACACAAAATAAGGAGCAAATTCTGTCTTTTCCAGCCTATTACCTGTACCATCCCAAAAACTGCCCCCTGCATAAAGGTGCACCCCCACGGCTTTCCCCCGTAGGTGCAATCTCACCTCCCCATAGATCTGGACCTCCTGTTCCTGGCACAGATGTTGCCCGACTATGTTCTCCCCTTTTCCCTCGAAGTCACACCCTTCCTG
Above is a window of Paramisgurnus dabryanus chromosome 13, PD_genome_1.1, whole genome shotgun sequence DNA encoding:
- the rusc1 gene encoding uncharacterized protein rusc1 isoform X3, which produces MHPSSRPSVPPRSRRFDNRHIEAKPSQGTKREDKNMNPASSRRGTRGPPETSRLKGPSQGPRAPVVQPKLFRSQKIGAHAISAISKPKSGHTVSNIAPAVDPNCNEPSLPCLCCDGHSPQDSNSLFNHNHNNNNTVTIRQQMKLPPPPPTHKDKLAILKHDVKDECKPEVKQPHAIPVEERDEENGNVDAKDGDDLKNGENSVNGNIDVNGNGNGGDDDDDDEDDDTLVPSSCNCPESMLDFSLTSSTSSSSTSISSCSDLECDFPDTFSLSSQDQEVPDPSSDSPVSHCPAFETSVLPLDDNTSARPPFSLCSPDEGYPSAPSSPCSDYTDRKASEGKCIKVNLLNFLDSMEELGKVDLFYRIVHLARWELDNELIVRDRMDHQQKLQRVNKEVKLAYLVKLQEEGLDLNNEDIPRVLDEMENTEIPWKLYKSNKSCDSQEFSDAGVDLTAPSDFDETPVLDSLASSPLDLVPPPRPPKPPKRHVSAQPESHIYKNISGQVFSVLSTNETNTFSTVVSDPTLSSSPPTSKPPALPPPPSQPVPYFTLNTDSSTLISPTPPIPPPRRRHKARLEAQRLAELKGEKTTQSLPPPISRPPPLPPPPALTTPPAIPPPPSLPPPPSFHALDVEIRKLLALAGLTQAELLKLSPELGVCVDVVLENEKQSASDISEVGELRSNSTQKKDREGVNEELDSRLREGTRFGKVRSSSAKELDALNEEEDSKEEQKDAHRTTTFTEMARRRKRNSGNCNYSCSCTFGSDLTLPSNAYYSTGLSSADIPDVSFGNFDYTSAISDTPPPPPPRPLPPRPPIVSNPSELPRLKPCTVPANASRPERFDWLIAFTPDTESPPLEKQKPSNDDTLHKSTSGLKVTTFKELRNRSKQGLPPAHVLSEPDPAVVTPDPDFLYNLKWRREKIDGDGWEYTSQAQASFLQPPPTPASLSLFREMCHLNIQDRQSPAEPKAFQQIGCSVSDGSLRTICDERYKEGQPKKMEDGEKVEVRGMADGAWTFESRTTAVRSVSFAGSEQKNVAWIGDDARHLMRTEGLSSACLQEKKSLVSSVSVAVEAILAQFKSSRTLVQKFYTVDPALSGDSSVNPSLGRLVLQCLCPALRSLLCDGLKPHQSDLIAGRRPNSPWGLVLASTKPGPSTQALHNLQAKVAGLPQLKQNRHRFNAFLFGLLNNKLLDYWFSHLHSCCDVLETFYRPTSFMRLSLTSCQHLFEELLLLLQPLSLLTFNLDLLFQHHHLDPTSPTLTPASHSSDVRSPPNEDFSFYLSPKGLFNGSGHHLGSVLEQDHKALDLQGPNSNPGLTSLSSHAFDVFEDSAYRNPVSGVTKEEASPPLSWLKGNEIPMHFSSESGASLSQQAGQAFQQGWGAVMRLGERLGQNFGLATSSSSEDVKSPNSQDDLQTAFPLHPKSPFENGQQPREELSLWDRGTTVPWSLGRLFGASKSPNNLPTTIRRPSQWLSPGVSVLNRFVNRGQDPLSEKRERNTDEEKDENENCKKTRDQQKPLRMIRTLCDYTGTGAELSFRKGEELVLLGGVDHDWIQCRQGDKEGLVPIGYASLVM